One Pseudonocardia abyssalis DNA segment encodes these proteins:
- a CDS encoding ABC transporter ATP-binding protein, protein MLIKLLREHLRPYSRPLLMVVGLQLVGTVAALYLPSLNADIIDSGIARGDTAYILGTGGWMLLVTLAQVACSIGAVWFGARTAMGFGADLRAAVFHRVGEFSAREVNRFGAPSLITRSTNDVQQVQMLVLLSCTMLVSAPIMCVGGIFFALQEDIGLSWLVAVSVPALVVAIGLIIVRMVPQFRLMQVRIDAVNRVLREQITGIRVVRAFVREPQESARFGLANTGVTEVAIRAGRLQALIFPVVMLLLNVSSVAVLWFGAERIDAGQMSIGALTAFLQYLLQILMAVMMATFMAIMIPRAAVCADRIGEVLDTESSVAPPKRTTVPTRSDGLLEFDRAGFTYPGAASPVLSDVSLTARPGQTTAIIGSTGAGKTTLLSMVPRLFDATAGAVRVDGVDVRELDPEVLWKRIGLVPQKPFLFSGTVASNLRYGDPDASDDALWAALEIAQGADFVRAMEGGLDAPISQGGTNVSGGQRQRLAIARALVRKPEIYLFDDSFSALDLATDARLRAALGPVTATATVVIVAQRVSTIQGADQIVVLEDGAVVGIGRHDQLLESCPTYVEIVESQLGAEVGA, encoded by the coding sequence ATGTTGATCAAGCTCCTGCGCGAGCACCTGCGCCCCTACTCGAGACCGCTGCTGATGGTGGTCGGGCTGCAGCTCGTCGGCACCGTCGCCGCGCTGTACCTGCCCAGCCTCAACGCCGACATCATCGACTCGGGCATCGCCCGCGGCGACACCGCCTACATCCTCGGCACCGGCGGCTGGATGCTGCTGGTCACCCTCGCGCAGGTCGCCTGCTCGATCGGGGCCGTCTGGTTCGGCGCCCGCACCGCGATGGGCTTCGGCGCCGACCTCCGGGCCGCGGTGTTCCACCGCGTCGGGGAGTTCTCCGCGCGCGAGGTCAACCGCTTCGGGGCCCCGTCGCTGATCACCCGCAGCACGAACGACGTGCAGCAGGTGCAGATGCTCGTGCTGCTGTCGTGCACGATGCTCGTCTCCGCCCCGATCATGTGCGTCGGCGGCATCTTCTTCGCGCTGCAGGAGGACATCGGCCTGTCCTGGCTGGTGGCCGTCAGCGTGCCGGCGCTCGTCGTCGCGATCGGGCTGATCATCGTCCGGATGGTGCCGCAGTTCCGCCTCATGCAGGTGCGGATCGACGCCGTCAACCGCGTGCTGCGCGAGCAGATCACCGGCATCCGCGTGGTGCGCGCGTTCGTGCGCGAGCCGCAGGAGTCGGCGCGCTTCGGCCTCGCGAACACCGGGGTCACCGAGGTGGCGATCCGGGCGGGCCGGCTGCAGGCGCTGATCTTCCCGGTCGTGATGCTGCTGCTCAACGTCTCCAGCGTGGCGGTGCTCTGGTTCGGCGCCGAGCGGATCGACGCCGGTCAGATGTCGATCGGGGCGTTGACGGCGTTCCTGCAGTACCTGCTGCAGATCCTGATGGCCGTCATGATGGCCACCTTCATGGCGATCATGATCCCGCGCGCCGCGGTGTGCGCGGACCGGATCGGCGAGGTGCTCGACACCGAGTCCTCCGTGGCCCCGCCGAAGCGGACGACCGTCCCGACCCGCTCCGACGGCCTGCTGGAGTTCGACCGCGCCGGCTTCACCTACCCCGGCGCCGCGTCCCCGGTGCTGAGCGACGTCTCGCTGACCGCCCGGCCCGGGCAGACCACCGCGATCATCGGCAGCACGGGTGCGGGCAAGACCACGCTGCTCTCGATGGTGCCGCGCCTGTTCGACGCGACGGCGGGCGCGGTCCGCGTCGACGGCGTCGACGTCCGCGAGCTCGATCCCGAGGTGCTGTGGAAGCGGATCGGGCTGGTGCCGCAGAAGCCGTTCCTGTTCTCCGGCACGGTCGCGAGCAACCTGCGCTACGGCGACCCGGACGCCTCCGACGACGCCCTGTGGGCGGCGCTGGAGATCGCGCAGGGCGCCGACTTCGTCCGGGCGATGGAGGGCGGGCTCGACGCCCCGATCAGCCAGGGCGGCACCAACGTCTCCGGCGGGCAGCGCCAGCGCCTGGCCATCGCCCGCGCGCTGGTGCGCAAGCCCGAGATCTACCTGTTCGACGACTCCTTCTCCGCGCTCGACCTCGCCACCGACGCCCGCCTGCGGGCCGCGCTGGGGCCGGTCACCGCCACGGCGACGGTGGTGATCGTCGCGCAGCGGGTGTCGACCATCCAGGGAGCCGACCAGATCGTCGTCCTGGAGGACGGTGCGGTGGTCGGGATCGGGCGCCACGACCAGCTCCTGGAGTCGTGCCCGACCTACGTCGAGATCGTCGAGTCCCAGCTCGGTGCGGAGGTGGGTGCGTGA
- a CDS encoding TetR/AcrR family transcriptional regulator, which translates to MTRPARARRLAPEARRRALVEATLPLVLRHGAAVSTRQIALAAGVAEGTIFSVFPHKEALMRAVTAAALDPASTLRELADVDGSLPLRARLVAGVEILQSRLTGVFGLLDALGMHRPPDEEECDHPAPSTMNDAFRVAIADLVGPDADALRVPPGELAHVLRLLVFSGTHPRICDGAPLTAEQIVTVVLDGYSHHHCDHHHGGTRSC; encoded by the coding sequence GTGACCCGTCCTGCGCGCGCCCGCCGCCTCGCCCCCGAGGCGCGACGACGTGCGCTGGTCGAGGCGACCCTGCCGCTGGTGCTCCGGCACGGCGCCGCCGTCAGCACCCGGCAGATCGCCCTGGCCGCGGGCGTCGCCGAGGGCACGATCTTCAGCGTCTTCCCGCACAAGGAGGCCCTGATGCGCGCGGTCACCGCGGCCGCGCTCGACCCGGCGTCGACCCTGCGCGAGCTCGCCGACGTCGACGGCTCGCTGCCGCTCCGCGCGCGGCTCGTCGCCGGGGTGGAGATACTGCAGAGCCGCCTCACCGGGGTCTTCGGGCTCCTCGACGCACTCGGCATGCACCGTCCGCCCGACGAGGAGGAGTGCGACCACCCCGCGCCCAGCACCATGAACGACGCGTTCCGCGTGGCCATCGCCGACCTGGTCGGCCCCGACGCCGACGCGCTCCGTGTGCCGCCCGGGGAGCTGGCGCACGTGCTGCGGCTGCTCGTGTTCTCCGGCACCCACCCCCGCATCTGCGACGGGGCGCCGCTCACCGCCGAGCAGATCGTCACGGTCGTGCTCGACGGCTACTCCCACCACCACTGCGACCACCACCACGGCGGGACACGCTCATGTTGA
- the ilvD gene encoding dihydroxy-acid dehydratase, with the protein MTDIKPRSRDVTDGLERTAARGMLRAVGMRDEDFGKPQIGIASSWNEITPCNLSLQRLGLAAKEGVHRAGGFPMEFGTISVSDGISMGHVGMHWSLVSREVIADSVETVVQAERLDGTVLLAGCDKSLPGMLMAAARLDLAAVFLYAGSIMPGYVGEREVTIADAFEAVGACQRGLITREEVDAIERAICPGEGACGGMYTANTMASAAEALGMALPGSASPPAVDRRRDGIARASGEAVIGMIEKGITARQILTKEAFENAIAVVMAFGGSTNAVLHLLAIAWEAGVPLELADFTRIGDRVPHLADVKPFGAHVMSTVDRVGGVPVVMKALLDAGLLHGDVLTCTGSTVAENLAAIDPPDLDGDILRALSDPIHPTGGITILHGSLAPEGAVVKSAGFDSSRFEGTARVFDGEQGAMDAVPDLAPGDVVVIRYEGPRGGPGMREMLAVTGAIKGAGLGKDVLLLTDGRFSGATTGLCVGHVAPEAVDGGPIAFVRDGDRIVLDMASRTLDLLVDDAELERRRDGWSPPTPTPELRRGVLGKYSKLVGSAAQGAVCS; encoded by the coding sequence ATGACCGACATCAAGCCCCGTTCCCGCGACGTCACCGACGGCCTGGAGCGCACCGCCGCCCGCGGCATGCTCCGCGCGGTCGGGATGCGCGACGAGGACTTCGGCAAGCCGCAGATCGGCATCGCGTCGAGCTGGAACGAGATCACCCCGTGCAACCTGTCGCTGCAGCGCCTGGGCCTCGCGGCCAAGGAGGGCGTGCACCGCGCGGGCGGCTTCCCGATGGAGTTCGGCACGATCTCGGTGTCCGACGGGATCTCGATGGGGCACGTCGGGATGCACTGGTCGCTGGTGTCGCGCGAGGTGATCGCCGACTCCGTGGAGACCGTCGTGCAGGCCGAGCGCCTCGACGGCACCGTGCTGCTCGCGGGCTGCGACAAGAGCCTCCCCGGGATGCTGATGGCCGCCGCGCGCCTCGATCTCGCCGCGGTGTTCCTCTACGCCGGGTCGATCATGCCCGGGTACGTGGGGGAGCGGGAGGTGACGATCGCCGACGCGTTCGAGGCCGTCGGCGCGTGCCAGCGGGGGTTGATCACCCGCGAGGAGGTCGACGCCATCGAGCGCGCGATCTGCCCCGGTGAGGGGGCCTGCGGCGGGATGTACACCGCGAACACGATGGCCAGCGCGGCCGAGGCGCTGGGGATGGCACTGCCCGGGTCGGCGAGCCCGCCCGCGGTCGACCGGCGCCGCGACGGCATCGCCCGTGCGTCCGGCGAGGCCGTGATCGGGATGATCGAGAAGGGCATCACCGCACGGCAGATCCTCACCAAGGAGGCGTTCGAGAACGCGATCGCCGTGGTGATGGCGTTCGGCGGGTCCACCAACGCGGTGCTGCACCTGCTGGCGATCGCCTGGGAGGCCGGTGTCCCGCTGGAGCTGGCCGACTTCACCCGCATCGGTGACCGCGTCCCGCATCTCGCCGACGTCAAGCCGTTCGGGGCGCACGTGATGTCCACCGTCGACCGGGTGGGCGGGGTACCCGTCGTCATGAAGGCCCTGCTCGACGCCGGGCTGCTGCACGGCGACGTGCTCACCTGCACCGGGTCCACCGTGGCGGAGAACCTCGCCGCGATCGACCCGCCGGACCTCGACGGCGACATCCTGCGCGCGCTGTCCGACCCGATCCACCCCACCGGTGGCATCACGATCCTGCACGGCTCGCTCGCGCCGGAGGGCGCCGTCGTCAAGAGCGCGGGGTTCGACTCCTCGCGCTTCGAGGGCACCGCCCGCGTGTTCGACGGGGAGCAGGGCGCGATGGACGCCGTGCCCGACCTGGCGCCCGGAGACGTCGTCGTCATCCGGTACGAGGGGCCGCGCGGTGGGCCGGGGATGCGCGAGATGCTCGCCGTCACCGGCGCGATCAAGGGCGCCGGCCTGGGCAAGGACGTGCTGCTGCTGACCGACGGCCGGTTCTCCGGGGCCACGACGGGCCTGTGCGTGGGGCACGTCGCGCCCGAGGCCGTCGACGGTGGGCCGATCGCGTTCGTCCGCGACGGCGACCGGATCGTGCTGGACATGGCCTCGCGCACCCTGGACCTGCTCGTCGACGACGCGGAGCTGGAGCGGCGCCGCGACGGATGGTCCCCGCCCACCCCGACGCCCGAGCTGCGGCGCGGGGTGCTGGGGAAGTACTCGAAGCTCGTGGGGTCCGCGGCGCAGGGCGCGGTCTGCTCGTAG
- a CDS encoding MFS transporter → MADDVLVTPEPVQVAVRRAMWRLLPFLGFCYLLNYVDRVNVGFAALRMNPDLGLSAASYGLGAGLFFVGYFFFEVPSNVILHRVGARLWIARIMVTWGIVASATAFVTNELGFYAVRFLLGVAEAGFFPGIILYLTYWFPRAQRAKVVALFFLAVPLSTVFGAPISTLLIENGDGVLGFEQGWRFMFFAEGIPAILFGLLVLVLLPDRPTRARWLTPDQAQALEATIAAEDTEQVPETTGMRHALRDGRVIALSVVYFGVVFGLYVLAFFLPQVVSELQEQFGVEFSLVQIGLITAVPYAVASVVMLLNARHSDATGERTWHVAAPAFVGAAGVAVALFMDSPYLVIAAMCVCASGVFAAIPVIWQIPPTFLTGVGAAAGIALINSFGNLSGFVGPYLTGWLQGVTGDFRAGMFVVAGFMVLSGVVVLVVGRKAGASTTRGVRA, encoded by the coding sequence ATGGCCGATGACGTCCTGGTGACCCCGGAGCCCGTGCAGGTCGCGGTGCGGCGCGCGATGTGGCGCCTCCTGCCGTTCCTCGGGTTCTGCTACCTGCTCAACTACGTCGACCGTGTCAACGTCGGGTTCGCGGCACTGCGCATGAACCCCGACCTCGGTCTCTCCGCCGCGTCCTACGGGCTGGGCGCCGGGCTGTTCTTCGTCGGCTACTTCTTCTTCGAGGTGCCGAGCAACGTGATCCTGCACCGGGTCGGCGCCCGGCTGTGGATCGCCCGGATCATGGTGACCTGGGGGATCGTCGCCTCGGCCACCGCGTTCGTGACGAACGAGCTCGGCTTCTACGCCGTGCGCTTCCTGCTCGGGGTGGCGGAGGCCGGGTTCTTCCCCGGGATCATCCTGTACCTGACGTACTGGTTCCCCCGCGCCCAGCGCGCGAAGGTGGTCGCCCTGTTCTTCCTCGCGGTGCCGCTGTCGACGGTGTTCGGCGCCCCGATCTCGACGCTGCTCATCGAGAACGGCGACGGCGTGCTCGGGTTCGAGCAGGGCTGGCGGTTCATGTTCTTCGCCGAGGGCATCCCCGCGATCCTGTTCGGGCTGCTCGTCCTGGTGCTGCTGCCCGACCGGCCGACGAGGGCCCGCTGGCTCACCCCCGACCAGGCGCAGGCGCTGGAGGCGACGATCGCGGCCGAGGACACCGAGCAGGTGCCGGAGACCACCGGGATGCGCCACGCCCTGCGCGACGGCCGCGTGATCGCGCTGTCGGTCGTCTACTTCGGGGTCGTGTTCGGGCTCTACGTGCTCGCGTTCTTCCTGCCGCAGGTGGTCTCCGAGCTGCAGGAGCAGTTCGGGGTGGAGTTCTCGCTGGTGCAGATCGGGCTGATCACCGCGGTGCCGTACGCGGTGGCGTCGGTGGTGATGCTGCTCAACGCGCGGCACTCCGACGCCACGGGGGAGCGGACGTGGCACGTCGCGGCGCCGGCGTTCGTCGGGGCCGCGGGGGTGGCGGTCGCGCTGTTCATGGACTCGCCGTACCTGGTGATCGCGGCGATGTGCGTCTGCGCGTCGGGGGTGTTCGCGGCGATCCCGGTGATCTGGCAGATCCCGCCGACGTTCCTGACGGGCGTCGGGGCCGCCGCGGGTATCGCGCTGATCAACTCCTTCGGCAACCTGTCGGGGTTCGTCGGGCCGTACCTGACGGGCTGGCTGCAGGGCGTGACCGGGGACTTCCGGGCCGGGATGTTCGTCGTCGCCGGGTTCATGGTGCTGTCCGGTGTGGTGGTGCTGGTGGTGGGCAGGAAAGCTGGGGCCTCCACCACCCGAGGAGTCCGCGCATGA
- a CDS encoding DEAD/DEAH box helicase, producing the protein MSQHDSDLTTFAELPLRAELLSVVEELGYTSPSPIQAQAITPLVEGRDLLGQAATGTGKTAAFALPMLERLTDLRPARDRGAAPFGLILAPTRELALQVSEAVTRYGSHLRTRVLTVYGGAPVGPQLKALHQGVDVVVATPGRAIDLMNRGALKLQDLEMVVLDEADEMLDMGFVEEIETLLDATPDTRQVVLFSATMPRRIETLAQKYLREPVTVRIAREEAVEGEAPQVRQTAYLVPRTHTTAALGRVLEAERPKAAIVFCRTRLDVDAVTETLTGRGLRAEALHGGMDQEHRTRVVERLRSGRTELLVATDVAARGLDIDLLTHVVNHDVPQSSEAYVHRIGRVGRAGREGVAITLAPPSKVYALRNVERLTGQTIEMAPVPTAADLRAARLERTREALRAELETGTPDAGDGVDAMIASLAEDFDPADVAAAAIRLMTSAAGSPDDGEDIPVVSAPRSGSRDARGPRDTRGRGGAAAGTRAPKAGTTRLFVNAGRASGVRPQDIVGALANESNLTGRDIGAIQIHERHALVEIPEHAADDVLRSLRGTTTLKGRRANVRRDRGFAGAGAGQRD; encoded by the coding sequence TTGTCTCAGCACGACTCCGACCTGACCACCTTCGCCGAACTCCCCCTGCGCGCCGAGCTCCTCTCGGTCGTCGAGGAGCTGGGCTACACCAGCCCGAGCCCGATCCAGGCCCAGGCCATCACCCCTCTGGTGGAGGGCCGCGACCTGCTCGGCCAGGCCGCCACCGGCACCGGCAAGACGGCGGCGTTCGCGCTGCCGATGCTGGAGCGCCTCACCGACCTGCGCCCCGCCCGCGACCGCGGCGCGGCGCCGTTCGGCCTGATCCTGGCGCCGACCCGCGAGCTCGCGCTGCAGGTGTCCGAGGCGGTCACCCGCTACGGCTCGCACCTGCGCACCCGCGTGCTCACCGTCTACGGCGGTGCGCCGGTCGGGCCGCAGCTCAAGGCGTTGCACCAGGGCGTCGACGTCGTGGTGGCCACGCCGGGCCGCGCGATCGACCTGATGAACCGCGGCGCGCTCAAGCTCCAGGACCTGGAGATGGTCGTCCTCGACGAGGCCGACGAGATGCTCGACATGGGCTTCGTCGAGGAGATCGAGACGCTGCTCGACGCCACCCCGGACACCCGGCAGGTCGTGCTGTTCAGCGCCACCATGCCGCGCCGCATCGAGACCCTCGCGCAGAAGTACCTGCGCGAGCCGGTCACCGTGCGGATCGCCCGCGAGGAGGCCGTCGAGGGCGAGGCGCCGCAGGTCCGCCAGACCGCGTACCTGGTGCCCCGCACCCACACCACCGCCGCGCTCGGGCGCGTCCTGGAGGCCGAGCGGCCGAAGGCGGCCATCGTCTTCTGCCGCACCCGCCTCGACGTCGACGCCGTCACCGAGACGCTCACCGGCCGCGGCCTGCGCGCCGAGGCGCTGCACGGCGGCATGGACCAGGAGCACCGCACCCGGGTGGTCGAGCGGCTGCGCAGCGGGCGCACCGAGCTGCTCGTCGCCACCGACGTCGCGGCCCGCGGCCTCGACATCGACCTGCTCACCCACGTCGTCAACCACGACGTGCCGCAGAGCTCCGAGGCCTACGTCCACCGCATCGGGCGCGTCGGCCGGGCCGGGCGCGAAGGCGTGGCGATCACGCTCGCGCCGCCGTCGAAGGTGTACGCGCTGCGCAACGTGGAGCGGCTCACCGGCCAGACCATCGAGATGGCGCCGGTGCCCACCGCCGCCGACCTGCGCGCCGCCCGCCTCGAGCGCACCCGTGAGGCGCTGCGCGCCGAGCTGGAGACCGGCACGCCCGACGCAGGAGACGGCGTCGACGCGATGATCGCCTCCCTGGCCGAGGACTTCGACCCCGCCGACGTCGCCGCCGCGGCGATCCGGCTGATGACCTCCGCCGCGGGCTCGCCCGACGACGGCGAGGACATCCCCGTCGTCAGCGCCCCGCGCTCGGGTTCGCGCGACGCGCGCGGCCCCCGCGACACGCGTGGTCGCGGCGGAGCGGCCGCGGGCACCCGCGCGCCGAAGGCCGGCACCACGCGGCTGTTCGTCAACGCGGGCCGCGCCAGCGGCGTGCGCCCGCAGGACATCGTGGGTGCGCTGGCCAACGAGTCCAACCTGACGGGCCGCGACATCGGCGCCATCCAGATCCACGAGCGCCACGCGCTCGTCGAGATCCCGGAGCACGCCGCCGACGACGTCCTGCGCAGCCTGCGCGGCACCACGACGCTCAAGGGTCGCCGGGCCAACGTCCGGCGAGACCGCGGGTTCGCGGGCGCCGGAGCGGGCCAGAGGGACTAG
- a CDS encoding tyrosine-protein phosphatase has protein sequence MTISPAPANLRDLRGLRTDDGRIVRRGVLYRSELPLSGTAASATVAIWPPADVIDLRVPGEDPAPHRLDRPGTTVHSVPMGADLAPALAAEQPTGHDLAEAYRLLARDAAGSIAHIAGVVAGSPGPVLVHCTAGKDRTGVVVAVLLRAVGVRRADVMDDYLRTEANLPQLWATLRAAGIHEPRNRALMGVQAAALEAVLDEVEAYDGGAAGWLAAHGVDEAVLARLTDRLLGAAQVVAA, from the coding sequence GTGACGATCTCCCCCGCTCCCGCCAACCTGCGTGACCTGCGCGGCCTGCGCACCGACGACGGCCGGATCGTGCGCCGGGGTGTGCTCTACCGCAGCGAGCTGCCGCTGTCGGGCACCGCCGCGTCGGCCACGGTCGCGATCTGGCCGCCCGCCGACGTCATCGACCTGCGCGTCCCGGGTGAGGACCCCGCACCGCACCGCCTCGACCGCCCCGGCACCACGGTGCACTCCGTCCCGATGGGCGCCGACCTCGCACCGGCGCTGGCCGCCGAGCAGCCCACCGGTCACGACCTGGCCGAGGCGTACCGGCTCCTCGCCCGCGACGCCGCCGGCTCCATCGCGCACATCGCCGGGGTCGTCGCCGGCTCCCCCGGCCCGGTGCTGGTGCACTGCACCGCGGGCAAGGACCGCACCGGCGTCGTCGTCGCGGTGCTGCTGCGGGCGGTGGGCGTCCGCCGCGCCGACGTCATGGACGACTACCTGCGGACCGAGGCCAACCTCCCGCAGCTGTGGGCCACGCTGCGCGCCGCCGGGATCCACGAGCCGCGCAACCGCGCACTGATGGGCGTGCAGGCCGCGGCGCTGGAGGCGGTGCTCGACGAGGTCGAGGCCTACGACGGCGGTGCCGCGGGCTGGCTCGCCGCGCACGGCGTCGACGAGGCCGTGCTCGCGCGGCTCACCGACCGCCTGCTCGGGGCGGCGCAGGTCGTCGCCGCCTGA
- a CDS encoding HAD family hydrolase, whose product MRLIQWDVDRTLLVGGGVGVEAYAAAFTAVTGIPWRGALVAAGRTDLSITPELFAQHGIDDAGPHLQPFFARYAEEFAGRSARMAVEGRLLPGAAEVLAALAGRPDVVQTLVTGNIAPVGIGKVAAFGLDGWLETAIGGYGDDHPVRTELVRRSRERAEAAHGPFADADVLVVGDTVHDVAAALGAGVVAVGVTTGPATAEELMHAGAHHVLVDLSDVDAVVAVLAS is encoded by the coding sequence ATGAGGCTGATCCAGTGGGACGTCGACCGCACGCTGCTCGTCGGCGGCGGCGTGGGCGTCGAGGCGTACGCGGCGGCGTTCACCGCCGTCACCGGTATCCCGTGGCGCGGCGCGCTCGTGGCCGCGGGCCGCACCGACCTGTCGATCACCCCGGAGCTGTTCGCCCAGCACGGCATCGACGACGCCGGCCCGCACCTGCAACCGTTCTTCGCCCGCTACGCCGAGGAGTTCGCCGGACGCTCCGCGCGGATGGCCGTCGAGGGCAGGCTCCTGCCCGGTGCCGCCGAGGTGCTCGCCGCGCTGGCCGGGCGGCCCGACGTCGTACAGACGCTGGTGACCGGCAACATCGCCCCCGTCGGCATCGGCAAGGTGGCCGCGTTCGGTCTCGACGGCTGGCTGGAGACCGCCATCGGCGGCTACGGCGACGACCACCCCGTGCGCACCGAGCTGGTGCGCCGCAGCCGGGAGCGCGCGGAGGCGGCCCACGGCCCGTTCGCCGACGCCGACGTGCTCGTCGTGGGCGACACCGTGCACGACGTCGCCGCCGCGCTCGGGGCCGGCGTCGTGGCCGTCGGCGTCACCACCGGCCCGGCCACCGCCGAGGAGCTGATGCACGCGGGCGCTCACCACGTGCTCGTCGACCTCTCCGACGTCGACGCGGTGGTGGCGGTGCTGGCGAGCTGA